agcaccagaaaaactctcactccaagcaccagaaaaactctcactccaagcaccagaaaaactctcactccaagcaccagaaaaactctcactccaagcaccagaaaaactctcactccaagcaccagaaaaactctcactccaagcaccagaaaaactctcactccaagcaccagaaaaactctcactccaagcaccagaaaaactctcactccaaacaccagaaaaactctcactccaaacaccagaaaaactctcactccaaacaccagaaaaactctcactccaaacaccagaaaaactctcactccaaacaccagaaaaactctcactccaaacaccagaaaaactctcactccaaacaccagaaaaactctcactccaaacaccagaaaaactctcactccaaacaccagaaaaactctcactccaaacaccagaaaaactctcactccaaacaccagaaaaactctcactccaaacaccagaaaaactctcactccaaacaccagaaaaactctcactccaaacagtaaaacagcaaaaaaaCACTCTATCCAAACAGAAAAACAGCAAAGAAACTCTCCCTTTCCaaacagcaaaacagcaaaaaaactctcccacagcaaaacagcaaaaaaactctcccacagcaaaacagcaaaaaactctcccacagcaaaacagcaaaaaaactctcccacagcaaaacagcaaaaaaactctccctctccaaacagcaaaaaagcaaaaaaaacctctccttctccaaacagcaaaacagcaaaaaaactctccctctccaaacaacaaaacagaaaaaaaactctccctctccaaacaacaaaacagaaaaaaactctcCCTCTCCAAACAACAAAACAGCAAAAAACTCTCCGTCTCCAAACAGCAAACAACTCTGGAAAATTCGATCTCCACCAGCGTAAGCAAGTAAGACGAATAACGCACAACTGTTTGTTTCGTCCGCTGCAGCCGTCAGGCAGATCACGTGACTCGGCAGC
The nucleotide sequence above comes from Schistocerca serialis cubense isolate TAMUIC-IGC-003099 unplaced genomic scaffold, iqSchSeri2.2 HiC_scaffold_1340, whole genome shotgun sequence. Encoded proteins:
- the LOC126439749 gene encoding proteoglycan 4-like, which gives rise to KTLSLQTPETLSLQTPEKLSLQAPEKLSLQAPEKLSLQAPEKLSLQAPEKLSLQAPEKLSLQAPEKLSLQAPEKLSLQAPEKLSLQAPEKLSLQAPEKLSLQAPEKLSLQAPEKLSLQAPEKLSLQAPEKLSLQAPEKLSLQAPEKLSLQAPEKLSLQAPEKLSLQAPEKLSLQTPEKLSLQTPEKLSLQTPEKLSLQTPEKLSLQTPEKLSLQTPEKLSLQTPEKLSLQTPEKLSLQTPEKLSLQTPEKLSLQTPEKLSLQTPEKLSLQTPEKLSLQT